One Nitrospinota bacterium genomic window, GGGGCATGTACACCGCTTCGAGCTTTCCGGCGTGTTGCACGGCCTCTTCCGCGCCCGCGCCTTCACGCAGGACGACGGACACCTCTTCTGCGCGCCGGAGCAGATAGAAGAGGAAATCGCGCTCTTCGTCGACGCGGTGATGTCCACCTACAAAGTGTTCGGCTTCGACGACATCACCATCTACATCGCCACCCGGCCGGAGCACAGCATGGGGAGCGAGGAGATATGGGAGACCGCCACCAATGCGCTTAAGGTGCCGCTGGACAAGAAGGGCATCCCGTACAAGATAAAAGAAGGCGAGGGGGCGTTCTACGGCCCCAAGATAGAGTTCAACGTGAAAGACTGCATCAAGCGCAACTGGCAGCTTGGCACCATACAGGTCGATTTTTCCATGCCGGAGCGCTTCGGGCTGGAATACGTCGGCAGCGACGGCGGCCGCCACCGCCCGGTGCTGCTGCACCGCGCCATCCTCGGCTCGCTGGAACGGTTTTTGGGCATCTACATCGAGCACGTGTCGGGGAATTTCCCCGTCTGGCTCGCCCCGGTGCAGGTGATGCTGCTGCCGGTGACCGACAACCAGAACGGTTACTGCGAAGAGCTGCGCCAAAAGCTGGCCGCCGACGGTATCCGCGCCGAAGTGGACACCGCCGGCGAGCGGGTGAACAAGAAAATCCGCAACGCGCAGATGGTGAAGGTGCCGTACATGCTCATCATCGGCGAAAAGGAAGCTGGCGCGAAAAACCTCTCGGTGCGTCTGCGCAGCGGCGAAACGGTGAACGAGATACCGGTGGAGCGTTTCGTGGGCGCCGTGAAGGGCTTGGCCGCATCGCGTTCCGCCGCGCTGTGGGACGAGCCGCTTCCGCCGCCGCCCCAACGCGAAGCCTGACCGGGGAGTACTTTCATACGCGCCCACGCGGTTTTGCTGATGGGATTATCTTACGATTGAGCGAACCGGTTTCGCCGCAAGCTGAAGTTTACCTCGATTCAGGGGTGTCTCAGTTTGAATTTTTCGGAGTTGCCCTTCCCAACGGTGGCACGGGCAACGGCCTATAGGCCATTTCCGGAGCGGATTGAGAAATTCAATTCCGCTCCTCCTTCCGCAAGCTTCGCCGCCGCATATTTATTCAGCCGATCCTATCATCCTGAGCCGGGGGCGAAGTATCTCTTTCCGGAAAGGGATTCTTCGTTGCACTCAGATGACAAAAATCAGGTTTGCGGCCACAAAAAATGCAAACCAATGCGATAATTTTCAAAAGAGCGGCGCGTCAGCCGCCGTTGAGAATGCTTAAAATGTCGGCCAGCCCTTTTTTGGTCTGGCGCACCGCTTCGATGATGGCGTCCCGCTCGCTGGCGGTCTTCTTTCTTTTCTGCAGCCGCTTCTTCGCCCCGGCGATGGAAAACC contains:
- the thrS gene encoding threonine--tRNA ligase — encoded protein: MTDLHAMRHSAAHVMAQAIKELYPNAQFAFGPETEDGFYYDVKIPDGALKQEDLGKIEKAMQRIQKAKKPFERAEVSRAQALELFKAQEYKIKALNDLLKNEASVSTYTQDGFTDLCRGPHVENTGQIGAFSIDRIAGSYWLGDSKNEALQRVYGLCFATRDELKEYKTMLEEARKRDHRETGRKLDLFSFHDEGPGFVFWHAKGLKVFNMLLDHIRSLYATQGAQEIKTPEVLSVELWHQSGHYENYRNSMYFTSAEDREYAVKPMNCPGAILIYKEALRSFRDLPLRLMEMGHVHRFELSGVLHGLFRARAFTQDDGHLFCAPEQIEEEIALFVDAVMSTYKVFGFDDITIYIATRPEHSMGSEEIWETATNALKVPLDKKGIPYKIKEGEGAFYGPKIEFNVKDCIKRNWQLGTIQVDFSMPERFGLEYVGSDGGRHRPVLLHRAILGSLERFLGIYIEHVSGNFPVWLAPVQVMLLPVTDNQNGYCEELRQKLAADGIRAEVDTAGERVNKKIRNAQMVKVPYMLIIGEKEAGAKNLSVRLRSGETVNEIPVERFVGAVKGLAASRSAALWDEPLPPPPQREA